TCATTCCGTGATTATACAGTATCCTACAGAAGCACAGGATGAAGTATTGCTTCTGTTAACAGATAGCTTAAAACAATTTATTCAGCGCCGGAAAAAAGATGAATGGCTAGATTTGTTATTAGAGCAACAATATTATTATCAAGACCCAGAAGAAAGACAACAAATTTTATACATATTACACTCAATCATAGATGGGGAAAAGGATGATTTAAAAACTTTCGAACTACCAAATGACGAAGATGAGATTTTGGAGACTACTATTCGGGAGTTTCTCTTAGAACAATCTACATTTTTCTTTGAGTCGTTTGAAACATTTCGATTAAAGCCATACCTGGAACATTTAATGAGTTATTTAGACCTTGCCATTGATGAGTATAAAATGGAACAGGAGTACCAAGCGTTTGTAAGTATGTTACGGGATTTTTTAAAGGGGAGAAAGGCGAAGTACGAAAAGGTATTTTTACTTGATCAGGATGGGTTCCAATTTTTTTCGGAGGAAGGGATCCATCTAAAGAGACAAGATTTAACGAAACTGATAGACAGAAAGCTGTTAACGAACCATCCACTCTATGTTGATTCAGTCACCATCGCTCCATTGATATCGATTGCACCGAAACAAGTAAACATCTATACAGATGCCCCAGACCAAGGGATGGTCATTACCTTAAAAAATATCTTTGAAGAAAAAGTCAATGTTTATAAGCTTGAGCAATGTCCTTTTCATTTTGTGTAAGGCCTATTTTTTAGAAACCCTTGACTTTCTTAATTAGGAATTCATATAATACTGTCATAACTTAAATCATAAAAATGCAATGACGAGGACATGAGCAGGTTCTATTTGTTCCCAGAGAGGGAAGGATTAGGTGCAACCTTCCTATCAAGTAAATTTGACTTACCACCTCCGAGCATTAGCTGTGAACCATTTATGTAGTAATAGCTAACGGTAATACACCGATATCAGTATTCGAGTGGCTAATTCTCTTTTGAATTAGCAACTAGGGTGGAAACACGGGTACATAGCTCGTCCCTTTTTAGGGGCGGGCTTTTTTTATTTTTCAAATACTTTTTAAGGAGTGAATCAGATGGCTGATGTAGTAAAAGTTACGTTCCCAGATGGTGCTGTGAAGGAGTTTGAAAGAGGCACCACAACAGAAGATATTGCAGCTTCCATTAGTCCAGGATTAAAGAAAAAAGCCATCGCTGGTAAGCTGAATGGCGAGCTAATTGATTTGCGCTGGCCAATTCAAGAAGATGGAGCTATTGAAATTGTGACACAAGACGCAAATGAAGCGTTAGAAATAATGAGGCACTCAACGGCACACCTAATGGCACAAGCGATTAAACGTTTGTATCCAAGTGTAAAGCTAGGGGTCGGTCCTGTTATTGAAAATGGTTTTTACTATGACATGGATTTAGAAGTATCTCTAACTCCAGAGGATCTTCCAGCTATTGAAAAGGAAATGAACAAGATCATTGGTGAAAATCTTGAAATCGTTCGAAAAGAAGTTTCAAGAGATGAAGCACATGCCCGTTTTGCTAAAATTGAAGACCCATATAAATTAGAGCTACTTGAAGCGATTCCTGCAGATGAAAAGGTTTCGATCTATGAGCAAGGTGAATTCTTCGACCTATGCCGAGGAGTGCACGTTCCTTCCACTGGAAAAATTAAAGAATTTAAACTATTAAGCATCTCTGGTGCATACTGGCGTGGAGACAGCAAAAACAAAATGCTTCAACGTGTTTATGGAACAGCCTTCTTCAAGAAGGAAGACCTAGCTGAGCACCTTCGTTTGCTTGAGGAAGCAAAAGAGCGTGACCACCGTAAGCTAGGAAAAGAGTTGGACCTATTTACAATTTCACAAAAGGTTGGTCAAGGTCTTCCACTTTGGTTACCAAAAGGTGCTACAATTCGCCGTACCATCGAGCGTTATATTGTAGATAAGGAAATTAAGCTTGGCTATGATCACGTTTATACTCCAGTACTTGCTAGTGTAGAGTTATATAAAACAAGCGGTCACTGGGATCACTATCAAGACGATATGTACCCAGTTATGCCAATGGATAACGAGGACTTGGTACTTCGTCCAATGAACTGTCCGCACCATATGATGGTGTATAAAAATGATATTCACAGTTATCGTGAACTTCCAATTCGTATTGCTGAGCTTGGTACAATGCACCGTTACGAAATGTCAGGAGCTCTGTCAGGACTACAACGTGTACGTGGAATGACTCTAAATGATGCACACGTGTTTGTTCGTCCGGATCAAATTAAGGAAGAGTTCATCCGTGTCGTAAACTTAATTTTAGAAGTATATAAAGACTTTGGTCTTGAGGATTACTCATTCCGTTTGTCCTACCGTGATCCAGAGGATAAAGAAAAATACTTTGACGATGATGCAATGTGGGAAAAAGCACAGGCTATGTTAAAGGATGCAATGGACGAAATCGGCTTAGAGTATTTTGAGGCAGAAGGAGAAGCAGCATTCTACGGACCTAAGTTAGACGTGCAAGTTCGTACAGCATTAGGTAAGGATGAAACTTTATCCACTGTTCAATTAGACTTCTTACTTCCTGAAAGATTCGATCTAACTTACGTAGGAGAAGACGGCAAGCAGCATCGCCCAGTCGTTATCCACCGTGGTGTCGTTTCAACAATGGAACGCTTCGTAGCCTTCTTAATTGAAGAATACAAAGGAGCATTCCCAACTTGGTTAGCACCGGTTCAAGCTGTTGTGATTCCAGTATCTCCTGATGTTCATTACGATTACGCACGTAAGGTAAAAGAAGTTTTAAAAGCAGAAGGTATCCGTGTTGAATTGGATGATCGCGATGAAAAAATGGGTTATAAAATCCGCGAAGCACAAATGCAAAAAACACCTTACATGTTAGTTGTAGGGGACCAAGAAGCTCAGGATGAGGCTGTTAATGTTCGTAAATATGGAGAGCAAAAATCAGAGACCATTTCTCTAGATGCTTTCATTGCTAAGATAAAAGAAGAAGTGTCACGCTAGTTGAGGTTAGAGGCAGCAGGTTTTGCTGCCTCTTTTGTATAATCAAAGTGTAAACAAAGGGGAAAAGGATAATGAACAAAAACGAAGCGGTTGAATTCTCACAAAAATTTATTGAATCTGAATTCCCGCAGTGTGAAGCAGCGTTCCTATGTGGGAGTGCAGCAAGGGGAGAAATGAAGAGCACTTCTGATCTAGATCTACTTATTTTTGATAGTAAAGTGAAGCCCTACCGTCAAGGAGTCATATGGAATTCACAACCAATTGAATTCTTTGTTTTAAATGATGAGAGATTAGAAGAACGAAATCAGCAGGATAAGGATTTAGGCAGACCAATCATAGCCAATATGCTTCACCAAGGCGTTTCTTTAAAAGATGATGGTAAAAATGAAGCTCGTAAAAACAACGTAGCTGAGTATTTGAAACAAGGACCTAACCCCTTATCGGAAGCTTTTATTGAAGCTTCCCGATATTTTGTATTTGACCTTCTTGATGATTTTGAGGATAGTGTGAACCGTCAAACTGCCATAGAAACCATGCACAGATTGAGTGTGGACTTTGCTGAAATGGTTTTACGATATAATGGCAAATGGATTGGAAGAGGAAAAGCATTAACCAAGGAACTATATAATTTTGATCCACAGTTTGCAGAAGAATACTATTCTGCTTTAGATGTATTTTACAAAGAGGATGATAAAGAGCCTTTTATAAACCTTGTAAAAGCCTTCTATGAACAGCTTGGTGGACCTTTGTTTGCTGGATTTCATCGTTATTTTTAAAAAAATGGTTGCAAAGTAGTCTTCTAGTTGTTACAATTGCTTTTGTTGAAAAAAGCCACAACGGTCCTACATTTGACACGCTGTCGGATGTATGGTAATCTAATAAAGGTTAACTGAATACGGTTTGTATATGTAAAAGTAGAAGCATCCCCGCTTCTCACCTGATTGACGCTAAAGCAGTTGGCAGGTAAGTTATTTTTTCTGTTAAAATGATAGATGGCGGGGCGTATTGTGCGCACCGCCATTTTTGTTGTTTTTACAACTATGACCTTGCTAACACACTTACGTTAAAACAATTCAAACGTTGTATTCGAATTTTTTGGAGGTGGCTCTTATTAGCAAAGGAGACATGATCGTAAACGAGGGCATTCGCGCTCGTGAGGTTCGTTTAATTGATGCCAATGGCGATCAGCTTGGTATTAAATCCCGTGTAGAAGCATTAGAAATTGCTGCCACGCGCAATCTTGACCTGGTGTTAGTAGCACCTAGTGCAAAACCGCCTGTTGCTCGTATTATGGACTTCGGTAAATACCGTTTCGAACAACAGAAGAAAGAAAAAGAAGCTCGTAAAAAGCAAAAGATCATCAATGTGAAAGAAGTTCGTTTAAGTCCGACAATTGATGAGCATGACTTTAATACAAAGCTTCGTAATGCAATTAAATTCCTTGAAAAAGGCGATAAGGTAAAAGCCTCTATCCGCTTTAAAGGGAGAGCAATTACACATAAAGAAATCGGCCATAAGGTACTTAGTCGATTTGCTGAAAGCTGTTCAGAGGTAAGTTCTATTGAATCTGCCCCTAAAATGGACGGCCGTTCAATGTTTTTAGTATTAGCCCCGAAAAACGAGAAGTAATGGACTAAGGAGGAATTTCATAATGCCTAAAATGAAAACTCACCGTGGCTCTGCTAAGCGTTTCAAAAAGACTGGTTCAGGCAAACTGAAGCGTTCTAAAGCATACACTAGCCACTTGTTCGCAAATAAATCACAAAAGCAAAAGCGTAAGCTTCGTAAAGGTACTGTTGTATCTAAAGGTGATTTCAAACGTATTCGTCATATGTTAGACAACTTATAAGAAAATGCTCTGATTAGGAGGGAACAAATATGCCACGCGTAAAAGGCGGAACTGTTACACGTAAACGTCGTAAAAAAGTCATTAAATTAGCCAAAGGTTATTTCGGTTCAAAACATAGATTATATAAAGTAGCAAACCAACAAGTTATGAAATCTTATAACTATGCTTACCGCGATCGTCGTCAAAAGAAGCGCGACTTCCGTAAGCTTTGGATTGCTCGTATCAATGCAGGTGCTCGTCTAAACGGTCTTTCTTACAGCCGTTTCATGCACGGTCTAAAACTTGCTGGTATCGAAGTTAACCGTAAAATGTTAGCTGACCTTGCTATCCATGATGAAAAAGCATTCACTGAGTTAGCAAATGCAGCAAAATCTCAACTTCAAAAGTAATGAACGGTAAAAAGCCACCCTTTGTTGGGTGGCTTTTTGTTTAGGTTAATATAGTGGTGCTGTAATATAAAAGGGGAAAGTGTACTATGGAGATAATCAGATAAATGCGAGCTTATGATTATAAAAATTTAAGCATTGGATTTCCAATAGAGTGTCAGGAATTTCTGATAGAAGCCTGAAGTTTTCCGATACACGATAACGAATCTCCGATAGAAGCCCAAAGTTTCCCGATAGGCAGTCTAGAATTCCAGATAGAAGACTTGCTTTTCCAACATACTCCGGTAAACACCCTAATAATCGGAGGAATTCCATAAAAATTCCATCAATAAAGAGAGGAGGAATACAATGATATATAAATTTATCTTCTTCTACCTACTAATCTTCAACATCTGGGGCTACATTCTCATGGCCATAGACAAAAAAAGAGCCATCAAACAAAAACATCGAATCTCTGAAAAGTTCATATGGCAAATTGCCTTTATTGGGGGAGCCATTGGTATTTATATGGGGATGAAAAAATTTCGACATAAAACATTACATAAGGTTTTTGTATATGGTGTGCCTGCTGTTATTGTTTTGCATGCGCTGGTAATAATTGCATTAGGGATTTATATGAAAGACTAATGAACCTTGTCATAGAGACAAGTCAGATTGTATATGTATGTAGTAACCCCATGTACAGACAATCAAGATTATACAGCGAAAGCGGGTGATCACATGGATAGTACAATGACGCTGTTGTTTTCATTTGTAGAAACAGGTGGAATCTTAGCTCCCGTTATATTTGTTTCGTTTCATATTTTACGACAATTTTTCTTCATCCCCGTACCAGTGGTATGTATGGCTGGAGGAATATTATTTGGAACGACATTTGGGACGTTGTTTTCCATTATAGGACTGATGGTTTCTTGTTTACTGTTTTACATGGTTATTGAGAAAATGCCAAAAACATATGAAAAGCTAATGAAAGTAAAGGTTAAGTGGTTTGGACCTCACTCTCGTTTAACAATGGGGCAAATTACAATCTTAAGGTTAATTCCATTTATCCATTATCACCTCCTAAACGTATGTATGATGGACCGTGCCCGAAGTTTTACAAGATATGTTATCGGAGCCTTTTGGTCTAACCTTCCTCTTGCTTTCTTTTACACTGTTTTTGGAGAATTTATCAGTGGTTTCACACCAACCATTGCGGTCGTTATCCTCGTAGCTTTATCCGTTTTATTTTATATTCTTCGTGAAAAGGTTACCGTCTTTAAGTGGAAAGAATTCTTCCCTAAGGCACCTTCTGAAGGATAAACAGGTTTGGAGACCTCTTTAATTAGGGGTCTCTTTTCTTTTTTCTACTTTTGATATAATAAATCCAGCACCCATCATAGAGAGAAGGAGTCTGTTATGTTAAACCTCAATAAGTTGTTTCAAATGCAACGTGATTTGGACCAAACAATAGAAGAAAAAAATAATCTGTTAACGGATGACTTGTTTGAGAGGAAAGTTTTTGCTTTTATCGTCGAGATGGCGGAATTAGCAAACGAAACGCGTTGTTTTAAATTTTGGAGTCAGAAAGGTCCATCTGAAAAACAAGTATTATTGGAGGAATACGTAGATGGTGTACACTTTTTACTTTCCATTGGAATCGAGAAAAACTTTGACTCAATTGAAATCGATTGGGAGAAAGTAAAGAAGGGAACAAGCAGTTTAACAACCCATTTTCTAAAAATAAATGAAGATGTTTTACAATACCGCTCGGCCCCAACCATAGAAACTTATAGCCAACTTTGCTATTCTTATTTTGAATTAGCCCATTTGTTGAACTTTACTTTACAGGAAGTCGAGCAAGCTTATTTGAAAAAGAATGAAATTAACTATCAAAGACAAGAATCGGGGTATTAGTAATTTTTACAATTTTAGAAAAGGTTTGTATAATAAGAAACAGAGGGCTCCTCGATTTGTACATAAGCAGTTGAGTGAGGATAAAAAAAGGGAGGTCAAATGATGACGAAACTAGATGAAACGTTAACAATGTTAAAAGACCTAACAGATGCAAAAGGGATTCCTGGGAATGAAAGAGAACCTAGGGAAGTAATGAAAAAATACATAGAACCATTTGCCGATGAAGTAACAACAGATGGTTTAGGAAGCTTAATTGCCAAAAAAGTCGGAGATGCGAATGGACCAAAAGTGATGGTCGCTGGGCACCTTGATGAAGTTGGTTTTATGGTAACGAACATTGATGACAAAGGGTTTGTTCGTTTCCAAACAGTTGGTGGCTGGTGGTCACAAGTTATGCTAGCTCAAAGAGTAACCATTGTTACAAAAAAAGGTGATATTACTGGAGTAATCGGTTCAAAGCCGCCACATATTTTACCTCCAGAAGCTCGTAAAAAGCCAGTGGATATTAAGGATATGTTTATTGATATTGGTGCTTCTAGTAAAGAAGAAGCATTCGAGTGGGGCGTAACTCCAGGGGATATGATCGTTCCTTACTTCGAGTTTACAGTCATGAATAACGAAAAAATGCTACTTGCTAAAGCATGGGATAACCGTATTGGTTGTGCAATTGCTATAGATGTTCTGAAAGGATTAAAAGGTCAAGATCATCCAAATGTAGTATACGGAGTTGGTACGGTTCAAGAAGAAGTAGGATTACGTGGTGCGAAAACCGCTGCTAATCAAATCCAACCGGATATTGGTTTCGCTGTTGACGTAGGTATTGCAGGAGATACTCCTGGCGTTACGGATAAAGAAGCTTTAAGTAAGATGGGCGATGGACCTCAAATTATTCTTTATGATGCTTCCATGGTTTCTCATAAAGGACTTCGTGACTTTGTAACAGGTGTTGCGGATGAATTGAACATTCCATACCAATTTGACTATGTTCCAGGTGGGGGTACTGATTCAGGTGCTATTCAC
This genomic stretch from Bacillus carboniphilus harbors:
- the ytxC gene encoding putative sporulation protein YtxC, which gives rise to MFQIHFHDQEEANDLIRNLSKVMSSSIFVQGNNIVQNYHSVIIQYPTEAQDEVLLLLTDSLKQFIQRRKKDEWLDLLLEQQYYYQDPEERQQILYILHSIIDGEKDDLKTFELPNDEDEILETTIREFLLEQSTFFFESFETFRLKPYLEHLMSYLDLAIDEYKMEQEYQAFVSMLRDFLKGRKAKYEKVFLLDQDGFQFFSEEGIHLKRQDLTKLIDRKLLTNHPLYVDSVTIAPLISIAPKQVNIYTDAPDQGMVITLKNIFEEKVNVYKLEQCPFHFV
- the thrS gene encoding threonine--tRNA ligase encodes the protein MADVVKVTFPDGAVKEFERGTTTEDIAASISPGLKKKAIAGKLNGELIDLRWPIQEDGAIEIVTQDANEALEIMRHSTAHLMAQAIKRLYPSVKLGVGPVIENGFYYDMDLEVSLTPEDLPAIEKEMNKIIGENLEIVRKEVSRDEAHARFAKIEDPYKLELLEAIPADEKVSIYEQGEFFDLCRGVHVPSTGKIKEFKLLSISGAYWRGDSKNKMLQRVYGTAFFKKEDLAEHLRLLEEAKERDHRKLGKELDLFTISQKVGQGLPLWLPKGATIRRTIERYIVDKEIKLGYDHVYTPVLASVELYKTSGHWDHYQDDMYPVMPMDNEDLVLRPMNCPHHMMVYKNDIHSYRELPIRIAELGTMHRYEMSGALSGLQRVRGMTLNDAHVFVRPDQIKEEFIRVVNLILEVYKDFGLEDYSFRLSYRDPEDKEKYFDDDAMWEKAQAMLKDAMDEIGLEYFEAEGEAAFYGPKLDVQVRTALGKDETLSTVQLDFLLPERFDLTYVGEDGKQHRPVVIHRGVVSTMERFVAFLIEEYKGAFPTWLAPVQAVVIPVSPDVHYDYARKVKEVLKAEGIRVELDDRDEKMGYKIREAQMQKTPYMLVVGDQEAQDEAVNVRKYGEQKSETISLDAFIAKIKEEVSR
- a CDS encoding nucleotidyltransferase domain-containing protein, giving the protein MNKNEAVEFSQKFIESEFPQCEAAFLCGSAARGEMKSTSDLDLLIFDSKVKPYRQGVIWNSQPIEFFVLNDERLEERNQQDKDLGRPIIANMLHQGVSLKDDGKNEARKNNVAEYLKQGPNPLSEAFIEASRYFVFDLLDDFEDSVNRQTAIETMHRLSVDFAEMVLRYNGKWIGRGKALTKELYNFDPQFAEEYYSALDVFYKEDDKEPFINLVKAFYEQLGGPLFAGFHRYF
- the infC gene encoding translation initiation factor IF-3, yielding MIVNEGIRAREVRLIDANGDQLGIKSRVEALEIAATRNLDLVLVAPSAKPPVARIMDFGKYRFEQQKKEKEARKKQKIINVKEVRLSPTIDEHDFNTKLRNAIKFLEKGDKVKASIRFKGRAITHKEIGHKVLSRFAESCSEVSSIESAPKMDGRSMFLVLAPKNEK
- the rpmI gene encoding 50S ribosomal protein L35, translated to MPKMKTHRGSAKRFKKTGSGKLKRSKAYTSHLFANKSQKQKRKLRKGTVVSKGDFKRIRHMLDNL
- the rplT gene encoding 50S ribosomal protein L20, producing MPRVKGGTVTRKRRKKVIKLAKGYFGSKHRLYKVANQQVMKSYNYAYRDRRQKKRDFRKLWIARINAGARLNGLSYSRFMHGLKLAGIEVNRKMLADLAIHDEKAFTELANAAKSQLQK
- a CDS encoding DUF1294 domain-containing protein, coding for MIYKFIFFYLLIFNIWGYILMAIDKKRAIKQKHRISEKFIWQIAFIGGAIGIYMGMKKFRHKTLHKVFVYGVPAVIVLHALVIIALGIYMKD
- a CDS encoding TVP38/TMEM64 family protein: MDSTMTLLFSFVETGGILAPVIFVSFHILRQFFFIPVPVVCMAGGILFGTTFGTLFSIIGLMVSCLLFYMVIEKMPKTYEKLMKVKVKWFGPHSRLTMGQITILRLIPFIHYHLLNVCMMDRARSFTRYVIGAFWSNLPLAFFYTVFGEFISGFTPTIAVVILVALSVLFYILREKVTVFKWKEFFPKAPSEG
- a CDS encoding dUTP diphosphatase, which encodes MLNLNKLFQMQRDLDQTIEEKNNLLTDDLFERKVFAFIVEMAELANETRCFKFWSQKGPSEKQVLLEEYVDGVHFLLSIGIEKNFDSIEIDWEKVKKGTSSLTTHFLKINEDVLQYRSAPTIETYSQLCYSYFELAHLLNFTLQEVEQAYLKKNEINYQRQESGY
- a CDS encoding M42 family metallopeptidase, whose translation is MTKLDETLTMLKDLTDAKGIPGNEREPREVMKKYIEPFADEVTTDGLGSLIAKKVGDANGPKVMVAGHLDEVGFMVTNIDDKGFVRFQTVGGWWSQVMLAQRVTIVTKKGDITGVIGSKPPHILPPEARKKPVDIKDMFIDIGASSKEEAFEWGVTPGDMIVPYFEFTVMNNEKMLLAKAWDNRIGCAIAIDVLKGLKGQDHPNVVYGVGTVQEEVGLRGAKTAANQIQPDIGFAVDVGIAGDTPGVTDKEALSKMGDGPQIILYDASMVSHKGLRDFVTGVADELNIPYQFDYVPGGGTDSGAIHLTANGVPNLAITIATRYIHSHAAILHRDDYENAVKLITEVIKRLDRETVDTITFD